A genome region from Rhodopseudomonas boonkerdii includes the following:
- the topA gene encoding type I DNA topoisomerase, whose amino-acid sequence MNLVIVESPSKAKTINKYLGKDYEVLASFGHVRDLPAKNGSVDPDANFQMIWEVDPKANSRLNDIAKAVKGADKLILATDPDREGEAISWHVLEVLKQKRALKDQKIERVVFNAITKQAVSDAMKNPREIDGALVDAYMARRALDYLVGFTLSPVLWRKLPGARSAGRVQSVALRLVCDREQEIEKFVPREYWSLVTTLATPRGDSFEARLVGADGKKIQRLDIGTGAEAEDFKKALDAAAFSVATVDAKPARRNPQAPFTTSTLQQEASRKLGFAPAHTMRIAQRLYEGIDIGGETTGLITYMRTDGVTIDPSAIAQARTVIGEDYGKQYVPDTARQYTSKAKNAQEAHEAIRPTDMSRRPASLKARLDSDQYRLYELIWIRTVASQMESAELERTTVDITAKAGSRVLELRATGQVVKFDGFLAVYQEGRDDDSDDEDSRRLPAMSVGEALKKENLAVTQHFTEPPPRFSEASLVKRMEELGIGRPSTYASILDVLKARGYVRLEKKRLYGEDKGRVVVAFLENFFARYVEYDFTASLEEDLDKISNNEVAWKDVLKEFWTGFIGAVDDIKELRVAQVLDVLDDMLSPHIYPAREDGGDPRQCPTCGTGRLNLKAGKFGAFVGCSNYPECRYTRPLAADSAATADRVLGEDPDTGLEVAVKAGRFGPYIQLGDVKDYGEGEKPKRAGIPRNTSPSDVDLDLALKLLSLPREIGKHPETGEPITAGLGRFGPFVKHEKTYASLEAGDEVFDIGLNRAVTLIAEKIAKGPSGRRFGADPGKSLGEHPALGGIAVKNGRYGAYVTAGGVNATIPNDKTPDTITVAEAIALLDERAAKGGGKVKKVAKKAAPKKAAKTTDTADGDDKPAKKAPPKKAAKPKAETAAASKARAPVTKKTVAKKTTAKKAVAKKSASKNG is encoded by the coding sequence ATGAATCTCGTCATCGTGGAGTCGCCTTCCAAGGCCAAGACGATCAACAAGTATCTGGGCAAGGACTATGAGGTCCTGGCGTCCTTCGGCCATGTCCGCGACCTCCCGGCGAAGAATGGCTCGGTAGATCCCGATGCCAATTTCCAGATGATCTGGGAAGTGGACCCCAAGGCGAACAGCCGGCTCAACGACATCGCCAAGGCGGTCAAGGGCGCCGACAAGCTCATTCTGGCGACCGACCCTGATCGCGAGGGCGAAGCGATCTCCTGGCACGTGCTCGAAGTCTTGAAGCAGAAGCGCGCGCTGAAGGATCAGAAGATCGAGCGCGTGGTGTTCAATGCGATCACCAAGCAGGCCGTCTCCGACGCGATGAAGAACCCGCGCGAGATCGATGGCGCGCTGGTGGACGCCTATATGGCTCGCCGCGCCCTCGATTATCTCGTCGGCTTCACCCTCTCCCCCGTTCTATGGCGCAAGCTGCCCGGTGCCCGCTCGGCCGGCCGCGTGCAATCGGTGGCGCTGCGCCTCGTCTGTGACCGCGAGCAGGAAATAGAAAAATTCGTGCCGCGCGAATACTGGTCGCTGGTGACCACGCTGGCGACGCCGCGCGGCGACAGTTTTGAAGCGCGCCTGGTCGGCGCCGATGGCAAGAAGATCCAGCGTCTCGACATCGGCACCGGCGCCGAAGCCGAAGATTTCAAGAAGGCGCTCGACGCGGCGGCGTTTTCGGTCGCGACCGTCGATGCAAAACCGGCACGCCGCAATCCGCAAGCGCCGTTCACCACCTCGACGCTGCAGCAGGAGGCCAGCCGCAAGCTCGGCTTCGCGCCGGCCCATACGATGCGCATCGCGCAGCGGCTGTATGAAGGCATCGATATCGGCGGCGAGACCACCGGCCTCATCACCTATATGCGAACCGACGGCGTGACCATCGATCCATCGGCGATCGCGCAGGCGCGTACGGTGATCGGCGAGGATTACGGCAAGCAATACGTGCCGGACACCGCGCGCCAATATACGAGCAAGGCGAAGAACGCGCAGGAAGCGCACGAAGCCATCCGCCCAACTGACATGTCGCGCCGCCCGGCCAGCCTGAAGGCGCGGCTCGATAGCGACCAGTATCGTCTTTATGAGCTGATCTGGATCCGCACCGTCGCCAGCCAGATGGAGTCGGCCGAACTCGAACGCACCACCGTGGACATCACCGCGAAGGCTGGGTCGCGCGTGCTCGAACTGCGCGCCACCGGCCAGGTGGTGAAATTCGACGGCTTCCTTGCCGTCTATCAGGAAGGCCGTGACGACGACAGCGACGACGAAGACTCCCGCCGCCTGCCCGCCATGAGCGTGGGCGAAGCGCTGAAGAAAGAGAATCTCGCGGTCACCCAGCACTTCACCGAGCCGCCGCCGCGCTTCTCGGAAGCGTCGCTGGTGAAGCGCATGGAAGAACTCGGAATCGGCCGGCCCTCGACCTATGCGTCCATTCTGGACGTGCTGAAGGCGCGCGGCTATGTGCGCCTCGAGAAGAAGCGTCTCTATGGCGAGGACAAGGGCCGCGTCGTGGTCGCCTTCCTCGAAAACTTCTTCGCGCGCTATGTGGAATACGATTTCACGGCATCGCTGGAAGAAGACCTCGACAAGATTTCCAACAACGAGGTCGCGTGGAAGGATGTCCTGAAGGAATTCTGGACCGGCTTCATCGGCGCCGTCGATGACATCAAGGAGCTGCGCGTCGCGCAGGTGCTGGATGTACTCGACGACATGCTCAGCCCGCACATCTATCCCGCACGCGAGGATGGCGGCGATCCGCGCCAGTGCCCGACCTGCGGCACCGGCCGGCTCAACCTGAAAGCCGGCAAATTCGGCGCTTTCGTCGGTTGCTCCAACTATCCGGAATGCCGCTATACGCGCCCCCTCGCCGCCGACAGCGCGGCGACTGCGGATCGTGTGCTCGGCGAAGATCCGGATACAGGCCTCGAAGTCGCTGTCAAAGCCGGCCGCTTCGGCCCTTATATCCAGCTCGGCGATGTCAAGGATTATGGCGAAGGCGAGAAACCGAAGCGCGCGGGGATTCCGCGCAATACGTCGCCGTCCGATGTCGATCTCGATCTGGCGCTCAAACTGCTCTCGCTGCCGCGTGAAATCGGCAAGCATCCGGAAACGGGTGAGCCGATCACGGCGGGCCTCGGCCGCTTCGGCCCGTTCGTGAAGCATGAAAAGACCTATGCCAGCCTGGAGGCAGGCGACGAGGTGTTCGATATCGGCCTCAACCGTGCTGTGACGCTGATTGCCGAGAAGATCGCCAAGGGCCCGTCGGGCCGCCGCTTCGGCGCCGATCCCGGCAAGTCGCTTGGCGAACATCCCGCCCTCGGCGGCATCGCCGTGAAGAACGGCCGCTATGGCGCCTATGTCACCGCCGGCGGCGTCAACGCGACGATCCCGAACGACAAGACGCCGGACACCATCACCGTGGCCGAAGCCATCGCGCTGCTCGACGAGCGCGCGGCCAAGGGAGGCGGCAAGGTGAAGAAGGTCGCCAAGAAGGCGGCGCCAAAGAAGGCTGCGAAGACAACCGACACGGCGGATGGCGATGACAAGCCTGCGAAGAAGGCACCACCCAAGAAGGCCGCCAAGCCTAAGGCCGAAACTGCCGCAGCCAGCAAGGCGCGCGCGCCGGTGACCAAGAAGACCGTGGCAAAGAAAACCACGGCCAAGAAGGCGGTCGCCAAGAAGAGCGCGAGCAAGAACGGGTAG
- a CDS encoding DUF983 domain-containing protein produces the protein MMTLTTPKTLTKTWTNAADPAARRDLWTAMRRGFFCRCPNCGEGKIFRAFLKTADHCDRCGQELSGHRADDLPAYLVIVIVGHIVVPIALWIETNYSPSVALQLAIYLPITLIASLLLLQPIKGAVVGLQWALRMHGFGDGHEH, from the coding sequence ATGATGACGCTGACCACGCCGAAGACCTTGACCAAGACCTGGACAAACGCGGCCGATCCCGCCGCGAGGCGCGATCTGTGGACCGCGATGAGGCGCGGCTTCTTCTGCCGCTGCCCGAACTGCGGTGAAGGCAAGATATTTCGCGCCTTCCTGAAGACCGCCGATCACTGCGATCGCTGCGGCCAGGAATTATCCGGCCATCGCGCCGACGATCTGCCAGCCTATCTCGTGATCGTCATCGTCGGCCATATCGTGGTGCCGATCGCTTTGTGGATCGAGACCAACTATTCGCCTTCGGTCGCGCTGCAGCTCGCGATCTATTTGCCGATCACGCTGATCGCCTCGCTCTTGCTGCTGCAACCGATCAAGGGAGCTGTCGTCGGATTGCAGTGGGCTCTGCGCATGCACGGGTTTGGCGACGGCCACGAGCACTGA
- a CDS encoding LLM class flavin-dependent oxidoreductase has protein sequence MAKRQLKLGAFMRPVSIHTGAWRYPGAVPDANFNFPLMKQMIRKLEAGKFDAFFMADHLAVLNMPVEALKRSHTVTSFEPFTLLSALAAVTENIGLVATGSTTFDAPYHVARRFASLDHISGGRAGWNIVTTSNPDAALNFGLDDHMEHAERYKRAREFYDVVTGLWDSFADDAFPRDAESGIYMDPEKMHVLDHKGAYLKVRGPLNIARPVQGWPVIVQAGASEDGKQLAAETAEAVFTGGGPIGDAQKLYADIKGQMAKLGRDPDHLKILPGAFVVVGDSIEEAREKRALLDSKVHYANAIASLSINLGTDASGFDPDAPLPDDIPESNASKSGRERVIALARRENLTVRQLAQRLGGYAGSAFVGTPQTIADEMQEWLETEASDGFNVMFPYLPEGLNEFVDRVVPELQRRGIFRTAYEGRTLRENLGLPRPENRFFRR, from the coding sequence ATGGCAAAGCGTCAGTTGAAGCTCGGGGCCTTCATGCGACCGGTCTCAATCCACACCGGCGCCTGGCGCTATCCTGGCGCGGTGCCGGATGCCAATTTCAATTTTCCGCTGATGAAGCAGATGATCCGCAAGCTGGAGGCCGGCAAGTTCGACGCCTTCTTCATGGCCGATCATCTCGCGGTGCTGAACATGCCGGTGGAAGCGCTGAAGCGCAGCCACACGGTGACGTCGTTCGAACCCTTCACGCTGCTGTCCGCGCTCGCGGCCGTGACCGAGAATATCGGCCTCGTCGCCACCGGCTCGACGACTTTCGACGCCCCCTATCACGTGGCCCGCCGCTTCGCTTCGCTGGATCACATTTCGGGCGGTCGTGCCGGCTGGAACATCGTCACCACCTCCAATCCCGATGCGGCGCTCAATTTCGGCCTCGACGACCACATGGAGCATGCAGAGCGCTACAAGCGTGCGCGCGAGTTCTACGATGTGGTGACCGGCCTGTGGGATTCATTCGCGGACGACGCCTTTCCGCGCGACGCCGAAAGCGGGATCTATATGGACCCCGAAAAGATGCATGTGCTCGATCACAAGGGCGCCTATCTCAAGGTCCGCGGCCCTCTGAACATCGCTCGCCCCGTGCAGGGGTGGCCGGTGATCGTGCAGGCCGGCGCGTCCGAAGACGGCAAACAGCTCGCTGCAGAGACGGCGGAGGCCGTGTTCACCGGCGGCGGCCCGATCGGCGATGCGCAAAAGCTCTATGCCGACATCAAGGGCCAGATGGCGAAGCTCGGCCGCGATCCCGATCACCTCAAGATCCTGCCCGGCGCCTTCGTGGTGGTCGGCGACAGTATCGAGGAAGCGAGGGAGAAGCGCGCGCTGCTCGACAGCAAGGTGCATTACGCCAACGCCATCGCCTCGCTGTCGATCAACCTCGGCACCGATGCCTCCGGCTTCGATCCCGACGCCCCGCTGCCCGACGACATCCCCGAGAGCAATGCCAGCAAGAGCGGGCGCGAACGCGTCATCGCCCTCGCCCGGCGGGAAAATCTCACCGTGCGCCAGCTCGCCCAGCGGCTCGGGGGCTATGCCGGCTCCGCATTTGTGGGGACACCCCAGACCATCGCCGACGAGATGCAGGAATGGCTGGAAACCGAGGCCTCCGACGGTTTCAACGTCATGTTCCCTTATCTGCCAGAGGGCCTGAACGAGTTCGTGGACCGTGTCGTCCCGGAACTGCAGCGGCGCGGTATCTTCCGGACCGCCTATGAAGGCCGCACGCTGCGCGAGAATCTGGGGCTTCCGCGCCCCGAAAACCGCTTCTTTCGGCGGTAA
- the rpmG gene encoding 50S ribosomal protein L33, with the protein MAKAVTIKVKLVSTADTGFYYVAKKNSRTMTDKMVKKKYDPVARKHVEFKEAKIK; encoded by the coding sequence ATGGCCAAGGCGGTCACCATCAAGGTCAAGCTCGTTTCCACCGCGGATACCGGCTTCTACTACGTCGCCAAGAAGAACTCGCGCACCATGACCGACAAGATGGTCAAGAAGAAGTACGACCCGGTCGCGCGCAAGCATGTCGAGTTCAAGGAAGCCAAGATCAAGTAA
- a CDS encoding winged helix-turn-helix transcriptional regulator, with translation MAKRNSLKENACPVARSMEAIGDCWSMLIIRDAMLGKKRFGEFQKSLGVAKNILTMRLRALVDDGLLRLEPAADGSAYQDYVLTEKGRDVFPIMVALRQWAEEYAFTPGEETNIMVDRETGQRIRKLELHAANGRLLGLGDVTLKPAVA, from the coding sequence ATGGCGAAGCGCAACAGCCTCAAGGAAAATGCCTGCCCGGTGGCCCGCTCGATGGAAGCGATCGGCGACTGCTGGTCGATGCTGATCATTCGCGACGCCATGCTGGGCAAAAAGCGGTTCGGCGAGTTTCAGAAGAGCCTCGGCGTCGCCAAGAACATCCTGACCATGCGGCTGCGTGCGCTGGTCGATGACGGCCTCCTCAGACTAGAGCCTGCTGCGGATGGCAGCGCCTATCAGGACTACGTACTGACCGAGAAAGGGCGCGACGTCTTTCCGATCATGGTGGCGCTGCGGCAATGGGCGGAGGAGTACGCCTTCACGCCCGGCGAAGAGACCAACATCATGGTGGACCGTGAAACCGGCCAGCGCATCCGCAAACTCGAATTGCACGCTGCGAACGGCCGCCTGCTCGGCCTCGGCGATGTCACGCTCAAGCCCGCAGTGGCGTGA
- a CDS encoding DUF3572 domain-containing protein, with protein MKKQARHPGEVAEIVAIQALSFVAGEPERLGLFLSESGIGPETLRSAAKDPQFLVSVLDFVLRDDETVQAFASASQLPPTTIAAARQALGGPQTGSDFS; from the coding sequence ATGAAAAAGCAAGCCCGGCACCCCGGCGAAGTGGCTGAAATCGTTGCGATTCAGGCGCTCTCCTTCGTGGCGGGAGAGCCCGAGCGGCTGGGTCTCTTCCTGTCCGAAAGCGGGATCGGCCCGGAAACGCTGCGTTCGGCTGCGAAGGATCCGCAATTTCTCGTCAGCGTGCTGGATTTCGTGCTGCGTGACGACGAAACCGTGCAGGCGTTCGCCAGCGCCTCGCAACTGCCGCCTACCACCATCGCCGCCGCCCGCCAGGCCCTGGGAGGCCCCCAGACGGGCAGCGATTTCTCGTGA
- a CDS encoding response regulator: MAKTVLIVEDNELNMKLFRDLLEAHGYQTVGTSNGYEALDLVRSLRPDLILMDIQLPQVSGLDVTGWIKKDPAISMIPVVAVTAFAMKGDEERIREGGCEAYLSKPISVGKFIETVRRFIG, translated from the coding sequence ATGGCCAAAACCGTCCTGATCGTGGAGGACAACGAGCTCAATATGAAGCTGTTCCGTGACCTTCTGGAAGCCCATGGCTACCAGACGGTGGGCACGAGCAACGGCTACGAAGCGCTCGATCTTGTCCGCTCGCTGCGCCCCGATCTGATCCTCATGGACATCCAGTTGCCGCAGGTTTCCGGCCTCGATGTCACCGGTTGGATCAAGAAGGATCCTGCCATCAGCATGATCCCCGTCGTCGCCGTCACAGCCTTTGCCATGAAGGGCGACGAGGAACGCATCCGCGAAGGCGGCTGCGAAGCATATTTGTCAAAGCCTATTTCCGTCGGGAAGTTCATCGAGACGGTCCGACGATTTATCGGTTAG
- a CDS encoding NUDIX hydrolase, with protein MSETVEVGKEADHHPYKRPRDAATLMLVDRSGPVPKVLVGKRHDKVVFMPGKFVFPGGSVDKTDNRVPVAAPMPAALEANLMKGSPKTLPSRARSLAIAAIREACEETGLCLGRKVDGTTKKLNGPWQAFSDAGLLPDPSGLFLIARAITPPGRIKRFDTRFFTADASSIAHRVEGVVHADAELVELVWVELGSPHLADAHAMTKNVLNQLQKRLALGPLHHNAPLPFFHWYDGKMQMDLIPA; from the coding sequence ATGAGCGAGACGGTTGAAGTCGGCAAGGAAGCCGATCACCACCCCTACAAGCGCCCGCGCGATGCAGCGACGCTGATGCTGGTCGATCGCTCCGGCCCGGTGCCGAAAGTGCTGGTCGGCAAGCGCCACGACAAGGTGGTGTTCATGCCGGGCAAGTTCGTCTTCCCGGGCGGCAGTGTCGACAAGACCGATAATCGCGTGCCGGTGGCCGCGCCAATGCCGGCCGCGCTCGAAGCCAATCTGATGAAGGGCAGCCCGAAGACGCTGCCCTCGCGCGCCCGCTCGCTCGCCATCGCCGCCATCCGCGAAGCCTGCGAAGAGACCGGCCTCTGTCTCGGCCGCAAGGTCGACGGCACGACGAAAAAGCTCAACGGGCCGTGGCAGGCCTTCAGCGATGCCGGCCTGCTGCCGGACCCTTCGGGCCTGTTCCTGATCGCCCGCGCCATCACCCCGCCCGGCCGCATCAAGCGTTTCGACACCCGCTTCTTCACCGCCGATGCCTCGTCGATCGCCCACCGCGTGGAAGGTGTGGTTCATGCGGATGCCGAACTGGTGGAGCTGGTGTGGGTCGAACTCGGTTCGCCGCATCTCGCCGACGCGCATGCGATGACCAAGAATGTGCTCAACCAGCTGCAGAAACGCCTGGCACTCGGGCCTCTCCACCACAACGCGCCGCTGCCGTTCTTTCATTGGTACGACGGTAAGATGCAGATGGATCTGATACCCGCCTGA
- the rnr gene encoding ribonuclease R has translation MAKKRDTAFPTRDEIVAFIRAYPGKIGTREIAREFGLKNAARVELKRVLRELVADGSIARKGKEVREPKGLPPTVLVDIATRDADGELIATPVEWDDADGNPPRIRIHIPRRPLPGTAAGVGDRVLLRLEKIEDDGEAFGYRGRIIKVLDSARTRLLGIYRALPNGGGRMIPVDKKQAGRELNIAASDANGAEDGDLISVDLIRTRGYGLASGKVKERLGSLSSEKAISLIAIHSHDIPQAFSRGALKEAEAAKPAALKGREDWREVPLVTIDPPDAKDHDDAVYAEVDPDNDGGMIVTVAIADVAFYVRPGSALDHDALQRGNSVYFPDRVVPMLPERISNDLCSLVPGEPRGALAVRMVIDEDGRKVSHSFHRVLMRSAAKLSYAQAQAAIDGRPDDVTGPILDPILKPLWAAYRLVKRARDERDPLELELPERKILLKKDGTVDRVIVPERLDAHKLIEEFMILANVAAAEMLEKKGLPLIYRVHDEPTVEKVHNLAEFLKTLDMPFAKAGALRPAVFNRVLSQVKGHDSEPLVNEVVLRSQAQAEYAAENYGHFGLNLRRYAHFTSPIRRYADLIVHRALIRALGLGEGALPETETPETLAEVSAQISATERRAMKAERETSDRLIAHFLADKIGASFQGRISGVTKVGLFVKLTETGADGLVPIRTLGSEYFNYDEARHALIGTRSGAMYRLGDVVDVRLVEAAPVAGALRFEMLSEGNEAPRSRRREHGSSKGADDRDAHPNTTKYKSSKKSKPGRNVRVKSKAKKIIAKARASRSKGGKPKRGKS, from the coding sequence GTGGCAAAAAAACGCGACACTGCATTTCCGACCCGGGATGAGATCGTCGCGTTCATTCGCGCCTATCCCGGCAAGATCGGCACCCGCGAGATCGCGCGGGAATTCGGCCTGAAAAACGCGGCACGCGTCGAGCTGAAGCGCGTGCTGCGCGAACTCGTCGCCGACGGCTCCATCGCCAGGAAGGGCAAGGAAGTCCGCGAGCCCAAGGGCCTGCCACCCACGGTGCTGGTCGATATCGCCACCCGCGATGCCGACGGCGAACTGATCGCCACGCCGGTGGAATGGGACGATGCCGACGGCAATCCGCCGCGCATCCGTATCCATATCCCGCGCCGCCCCCTCCCCGGCACCGCGGCCGGCGTCGGCGACCGCGTCCTGCTGCGCCTCGAGAAGATCGAGGACGACGGCGAAGCGTTCGGCTATCGCGGCCGCATCATCAAGGTGCTCGACAGCGCGCGCACGCGCCTGCTCGGCATCTATCGCGCGCTGCCGAATGGCGGCGGCCGCATGATCCCGGTCGACAAGAAGCAGGCCGGGCGCGAACTCAACATCGCCGCATCCGATGCCAACGGCGCCGAGGATGGCGATTTGATCAGCGTCGACCTGATCCGCACCCGTGGTTACGGCCTCGCCTCGGGCAAGGTGAAGGAACGCCTCGGTTCACTGTCGTCGGAAAAGGCGATCAGCCTGATCGCGATCCATTCGCACGACATTCCGCAGGCGTTTTCACGTGGCGCGCTGAAAGAGGCTGAGGCCGCGAAGCCGGCCGCCCTGAAGGGCCGCGAGGACTGGCGCGAGGTGCCGCTCGTCACCATTGACCCGCCGGATGCGAAGGATCACGACGACGCCGTCTATGCGGAAGTCGATCCCGACAATGACGGCGGCATGATCGTTACCGTCGCCATCGCCGATGTCGCCTTCTATGTGCGGCCCGGATCCGCACTCGATCACGACGCGCTCCAGCGCGGCAATTCCGTCTACTTCCCCGATCGCGTCGTGCCGATGCTCCCCGAGCGCATCTCCAACGATCTGTGCTCGCTGGTGCCGGGCGAACCACGCGGCGCGCTCGCGGTGCGCATGGTGATCGACGAGGACGGGCGGAAGGTCTCGCATTCGTTTCATCGCGTGCTGATGCGCTCGGCGGCGAAGCTTTCCTACGCGCAGGCGCAGGCGGCGATCGACGGCAGGCCGGATGACGTCACCGGCCCCATTCTCGACCCGATCCTGAAACCGCTGTGGGCTGCATACAGGCTCGTGAAGCGTGCCCGCGACGAACGCGATCCGCTCGAGCTCGAACTGCCCGAGCGAAAAATCCTGCTCAAGAAGGACGGCACCGTCGATCGCGTCATCGTGCCGGAACGGCTCGATGCCCATAAGCTGATCGAAGAGTTCATGATCCTCGCCAATGTCGCGGCGGCGGAAATGCTTGAAAAGAAGGGCCTGCCGCTTATCTATCGTGTGCATGACGAGCCCACCGTCGAGAAGGTTCACAATCTCGCGGAATTTCTCAAGACCCTCGATATGCCCTTCGCAAAGGCGGGTGCGCTGCGGCCGGCGGTATTCAACCGCGTGCTGTCCCAGGTGAAGGGTCACGATTCCGAACCGCTGGTGAATGAAGTGGTCCTGCGCTCGCAGGCCCAGGCGGAATATGCCGCCGAGAATTACGGGCACTTCGGCCTGAACCTGCGGCGCTACGCACATTTCACCTCGCCGATCAGGCGATACGCAGATCTGATCGTGCACCGCGCGCTGATCCGCGCGCTCGGCCTCGGCGAAGGCGCCCTGCCCGAAACCGAGACGCCGGAGACGCTGGCGGAAGTCTCCGCGCAGATCTCCGCCACCGAGCGCCGCGCCATGAAGGCGGAGCGCGAGACGTCCGACCGGCTGATCGCGCACTTTCTGGCCGACAAGATCGGTGCGAGTTTCCAGGGCCGGATTTCCGGGGTCACCAAGGTTGGACTCTTTGTCAAATTGACCGAGACCGGGGCAGATGGCTTGGTTCCGATCAGGACGTTGGGCTCGGAATATTTCAATTATGACGAAGCCCGGCATGCCCTGATCGGCACGCGCTCGGGAGCGATGTACCGTTTGGGCGATGTCGTCGACGTCCGTCTGGTCGAGGCTGCGCCGGTCGCCGGCGCGTTGCGATTTGAAATGCTGTCCGAGGGCAATGAAGCGCCTCGGAGCCGACGGCGTGAGCACGGCAGCAGCAAGGGTGCTGACGACCGCGATGCGCATCCCAACACGACGAAGTACAAATCGTCGAAGAAATCGAAACCGGGCCGCAATGTCCGGGTGAAGAGCAAGGCAAAGAAGATCATTGCCAAGGCGCGCGCGTCCCGCAGCAAGGGCGGCAAGCCGAAGCGAGGCAAATCGTAA
- a CDS encoding PleD family two-component system response regulator, whose amino-acid sequence MSARILVVDDIPANVKLLEARLSAEYFDVITASSGTQALEICARSECDLILLDVMMPDMDGFEVCRRLKADPKTHFIPVVMVTALDSPSDRVRGLEAGADDFLTKPVADAVLVARVRSLTRLKMMTDELRMRALTSLEIGIQAPERSAVADEGVGGRILLVDDRPASYERLAPLLAAEHTVDVEPNPTEALFHAAEGNYDLLIVSLSLTNFDGLRLCSQARSLERTRQIPILAIADIDNNTRLLRGLEIGVNDYLTRPVDKNELLARARTQVRRRRYTDHLRDNVQHSIEAAITDGLTGLHNRRYMESHLQTLAEQAVTRSKPLALMILDIDYFKSINDTHGHDCGDDVLREFAVRIRKSIRGIDLACRYGGEEFVIVMPETDMHVAGMVAERLRRSIAGESFSIDRGNKRIEVTISIGLATLEKKSESIADVLKRADVALYRAKHDGRNRVVAAAA is encoded by the coding sequence ATGTCAGCGCGTATTCTCGTCGTCGATGACATACCCGCCAATGTGAAGTTGCTGGAAGCCCGCCTGTCCGCCGAATATTTCGACGTGATTACCGCGTCGAGCGGCACTCAGGCGCTGGAAATCTGCGCGCGCTCGGAATGCGACCTGATCCTGCTCGATGTCATGATGCCGGACATGGACGGCTTCGAGGTCTGCCGTCGCCTCAAGGCTGATCCGAAGACGCACTTCATTCCGGTCGTGATGGTCACCGCCCTGGATTCGCCATCCGATCGCGTGCGCGGCCTGGAGGCCGGCGCCGACGATTTCCTCACCAAGCCCGTTGCGGATGCCGTGCTGGTGGCGCGCGTCCGCTCGCTGACGCGCCTGAAGATGATGACCGACGAGCTGCGCATGCGCGCGCTCACCTCGCTGGAGATCGGCATCCAGGCGCCGGAGCGCAGCGCCGTGGCCGACGAGGGTGTTGGCGGCCGTATCCTTCTCGTCGATGACCGCCCGGCGTCATATGAGCGTCTCGCACCGTTGCTCGCAGCCGAGCATACCGTGGATGTCGAGCCCAACCCCACCGAAGCCCTGTTTCATGCGGCCGAGGGTAATTACGATCTCCTGATTGTTTCCCTCAGCCTCACGAATTTCGACGGCCTGCGACTGTGCAGCCAGGCGCGCTCGCTGGAGCGTACGCGGCAGATTCCGATCCTTGCCATCGCAGACATCGACAATAACACGCGCCTGCTGCGCGGGCTCGAGATCGGCGTGAACGACTATCTCACGCGGCCGGTCGACAAGAACGAGCTGCTGGCGCGTGCGCGCACCCAGGTGCGCCGCCGCCGCTACACCGATCATCTGCGCGACAACGTCCAGCATTCCATCGAGGCTGCAATTACCGACGGTCTCACCGGCCTGCACAATCGCCGTTACATGGAAAGCCATCTCCAGACGCTGGCCGAGCAGGCGGTGACGCGCAGCAAGCCGCTGGCGCTGATGATCCTCGATATCGACTACTTCAAGTCGATCAACGATACGCATGGCCACGACTGCGGCGACGACGTGCTGCGTGAATTCGCGGTGCGCATTCGCAAGTCGATCCGCGGCATCGATCTGGCTTGTCGCTATGGCGGCGAGGAATTTGTCATCGTGATGCCGGAGACCGACATGCATGTTGCCGGCATGGTGGCGGAGCGTCTGCGCCGCTCGATCGCCGGCGAGTCGTTCTCGATCGACCGCGGCAACAAGCGGATCGAAGTTACCATCTCCATTGGTCTCGCGACGCTGGAGAAGAAGAGCGAGTCGATCGCCGACGTGCTCAAGCGCGCGGATGTCGCGCTGTATCGCGCCAAACATGACGGGCGCAACCGCGTGGTCGCCGCAGCGGCGTAA